AAAATCAACTCCATTGGCAGTTAGATGTTACCTTTGGCGAAGACACCGCTGCAATCAAGCGCGAAAATGCAATCGTCAATCTGCATATTATTCGCAAATGGGCGTTATTTCTGCTCAAGAAAGACCCTGATAAAATGAGCATCAAAAGAAAAAGAAAAAAAGCCGCACGAAATTTAGCATATCTCCAGACAATCCTTAAAAACTAACTTTTGGTGCGGAAGCCCTACCTTTTGCACCTCGACCACTTAAAAGTTGGACAAAATTTGTATCTTAGCATACAGATTAAAAATTTATTTCACCAAAGCAGGAGAAGACCATACAAAATACGGTCTTTCTATTTTATCCTACCTATTTATCCTACTTGTATCCTTTCCCACCAAGACCTAAACCAACGATGCCCAACTTTGTACCCATAGCCCAACCGCTTACGCCACATCGCGCCCTGCAAACTTTGGTAGAGCATCGTTCTACCTTTCAGCTCAAACACTTCGAGCTTAATGTCTTTGAAACCCACACCATCAGCGAGCGCGTAAGTCTTACCTTTGATAGCCTTACTTTTACGGCGATGCTGCGTGGCAAAAAAGTCATGCACCTTGAAGGCAAGCAAATTGGAAAGCACGATTTTGACTACCTACCGGGCGAATCCGTTATCGTGCCTGCCTATCAAGAAATGCTCATTGACTTTCCCGAAGCCCACCAACAGAACCCAACGCAATGTCTGGCGATTGCGATTGATAATGAAAAGATAAAAGAAATTATAGACATTTTAAACCAAAAATATCCGAAAGCCGAAGAAGGCGAACTTTGGCAAATTGAAGATGCACAATACCACCTTAAAAATAGTCAAGCCCTCAAAGATGCCATCGATAGATTGGTTTATATCGCCAAAGATGACAATGTACTGAAAGACCTATTGGCAAATCTCACCTTGCAGGAGCTGCTCATTCGCTTGATGCAGACACAGGCGCGAAAGGTGATTTTTGAAAATTTTAGGCTTTTGAGTAGTCGCAATCGTTTTGCTTTTGTATTGGAATATATCGAGTCTAATTTAGATAAAGCCCTGACAGTAAAGGATTTGAGTGAGAAAGCCTGCATGAGCGAATCGCATTTTTATCGCAGTTTTAAGCAAGAATTTGGCATCACACCCCTCGATTATATCTTGCAAAAACGCATAGCGTTGGCAAAAATGCTATTGAGGCGACGCGAACTAAGCATCACCGATATTTGCTTCCGTCTGGGTTTTAATAGTGTTAATTATTTTAGCAATCTTTTTAAAAAATATGTGCAAATGTCGCCCTCACAGTTTCGGTCGCGATTCTTTTCTTAGGGTTTGGTCAGATGAAATTTTAAAAATTATTTTGTATTATTTTTATATAACTTAAAAAAATGCAAAAAAATAGCGACTTACAAAAGTAAATCGCTATCAAATCAAAACTCAAAAACAAAATAAAAACAAAACAAAAAACAAACTCAATCAACCAACAACTGACTCACTGCGGCGGCATTTAAGCCCCACTCTTTGGTATAAATTTCGTCGACTTGTTTTTCTACTTCGCCCTCAAAATAGGTAGGATTCGGATAGAGTTCCAAGTCTTGTGCTAAGGCTTTTAATTCTAAAATACTACCAATGCTCAAACGGCTTTTGAGCTTTTTGAGTAGCGTCTTCACCGTATTGATATTTAAGTTATGCGCTACCTGCCCACCGAAAGGCATTTCCAACCAGACAATTTCGCGTGCTTTTACATCTAAAACGCCAAAGACAAGCCCTTTTGCCATCTGTTGTGTAATGCGAACCTGATGCTGCACACAAGAGGGGTCGTAGGCGACTCCCGTCTTTTCGGAAATTGCCATCTGGTGTTGAGAAGCCATCCAACCTACTACCAAATTGGGCGAAAGTGCGCCATTAGAATAGGCGTTGCAGGTGAAAGTGGCATAGCCAACCTTTGCGCGTTCTAATTGTGCCACATCTAACTCTATGTATTCTGCCGTTCCGATTTTTTCGGGAATACTGCGAATGTCGCCACTATGCTTACAACCGACAGCGGTTAGATTGCCGAAGTAGCAAATTTCGCTGTGCGTTTTTCCTTCAAAAGCCAAGTGGCAACTCAAATCCATGTCTAAATGCTGGGCAGGTAGCCCTTCACCCCATTGCATGAAAAGGCGGACTTGGTCGCTTTCCAAAGCAAAGCGCGTTCCCATCAAAGCCACAGGCAAATCTTGTATCGTTTGGCTGCGCTCGCCGATAGAAATAGGCATTTTATACAAGAAAGGGTCGATGTAGATGCTGCGCTTGGTAGGAAGCCCTTGTGCGGCTTCTGCCGAAATTGCCTTTTCAAAGCGTTTTTGCATTGCCAAAAGACACAAATCTTCTACGGCGGCTACCATTTCGATGAGTTCCTCGTCGGGGTAGTTGTTTAAAAGCGCATTGTTTGGCACTAACTTGCCATTGCCTCCACCCAAAGGCTTGACTGTGCGCTTGCCGCCGCGCTCGAAATAAAGTGGCGCGTACATTGCCAAAGTAAAGAGCAGACGGGCAGGCACTTGCTCGATGATTTTGGCGAAAGCCTCCGTTGTGGCTTGCCTTCCAAACCAGAGCATATTAGCGAAAAGCGAACGCGCAAAAAGACCGGGGCGTTTTTGCAAAAGGGCAAAAGTACGATTGGCATCTACGCGCAAGCGATAATATTCTACTGCACCCTGCCAAACTTCATAGTCTTGGCGGTAGAAACGGTCTAAAATGGCGGCTAATTTTTCAAAACCTGCCTTTTTGCCGTACTCTGCCAAGCGCAAAGCGCGAATAAAGCGAACCCACATGCCGCGTTTGGGGTGCATTTGCTCACAAATTTTATCCGCTTCGAGTGGCAAATTATTGAGCCATTGTGCCACCCTTCGCCCTTCGCTGCGGTTGTATTTGAGCTTCAAACTCTCCTTTGCCTTAGTAAAAGCAGTTTGGCTATTGTCCAAAGGCTTATGGATATGACGCGAATTTCTTGCCTGACGCGCAACAAGGGTGCGTGGTTCTATGATTTGTAAAAAACCAGTTTTTTTATACCAAAGATAGCGCAAAATATCGGTAGGTGATTGAAAAAACTTTTGTGTTTTTTCAATTTTATTTTGCTCAATATAAAAATCAATCAACACGATTTGCGTTTCTTTCATTTTTATATCGAGGTCGTCTTGCTCTAAAACTTCATTTTTAAGCCCTTCCCAAAATTTTTCATTATGGGCATACAAAAGCAATTTGAGCGTATCGGTTTGGCTTGCATCTAAGGCTGTTTTAGATACTAACAAATCACGCAAAACCTCTTTGACATCGGCTTCGCGCCAAAGGTCTAAAACTTTGAGTTTGGTATTTTGTCCGAAATGCTCGATTTCGCCAAATTCGAAAGGCGTGCCACAAAAGGGGCAGCCATTGTAGCGTTCTAAGGGGAAGGTATCAGGCGGAATGAGGTGTCCGCAGGGCAACACTGTGCCTTTGCCGCCGAAAATATTGCTAAAAAAGGTAAGCAGGTGGTCTGTTACCGATTCGCCTGTGGGCGTGTCCCAGCCCTTGACCAAAGGTGTCCAATTTTTTTCTAAACCTAAGACCTTGCGAAAAACTTGCAGCACCTCTTTTTGAAAGGCAGGCATTTGGTCAGATTCCTGATTGAGAGCCGCCAAAAGTTGGGGCGTAACCCCATAACCTAAGCGTGCCAAATTTGCAATAAGCAGCGAGGTGTCGGCATTTAAGGAGGCGCAAGGGGCTTGGGTAGCAGGAAAACTTGGCACAAAAAGGGCTTGGTAGCGAAGGCTAACGGTAAGAAGATTTTTCATCTGCGTAACAGGTTCTAAAGAAAAAAGGCTAAAAATAAAGTTTGATAATTTTACTGCAAAGGCGAAAGTGGTTAATACATACAATTAGAGAAGTAGGCAGCAATTGACCATAACTTTATGTGGGACAGGGAGGACTCGAACCTCCGACACGCAAATTTCGGTAGGAAGTAAGTTTTATTTGACCAGCTTGGCAAAAAGGGTAATCATTTGTCCGAAGGAGTCGAACCTCTTCTGTCGAAACAGAATCACCAAAGAAGTAGGATAAATTTGACCCTATTTTTATGATAATGACAAAACTATCACAGTTCGCTGCTCTACCAACTGAGCTACTGTCCCTTTTTCAAAAAAAGTCGGGCGGGAAGGACTCGAACCTTCGACCTACGGCTTAAGAGGCAAAGAAGTAAGGTTGATTTGACCTTTGCGAAACAAAGGTAAGTATCACGCTAAACGTTGCTCTAACCAACTGAGCTACCGCCCGAATTTTGTAAAGTAGAAAGCAATTAAAAAACAAAAAAAAGGTAATTTCCTAACTTGTCAATAACCAAAATATTGTGGCGTAACGCCGAAGAAGTAAGTTAGGATTGACCTTTCAAAAAGGACGATAAGGGTCTGCGTGGGTTTCTAAGCGAGAAATTGGGAAGTAACGCTCTTTGACTTGACCGTCCTTTCTACACAACTCAAAACGCTTTCAAAAAATTCCCGCCTTTCGTTTTTTTTGCAAAAAATAGCAAAGCCATCTTCCTTGCGCTGCTATAAGCAATTATAGGGTCGTCTGTGAGGACACAGACAACGGCGGAGGACAACGATGGAGAAGGACACAGACAACGGCGGAGGGACACAGAAAACGGCGTAAGAGAACAATATAAAAAAAATGGTTATATTGCATCTTGTATTTTCAAGTTTGACACGAAATAAAATTTGATTTGAACCCCTACGCCCTTAATTGCGTTGCTATAAGCAATTACATAGTCGTCTGTGAGGACACAGACAACGGCGGAGTCGTCTATGAGGACAACACAAACAACGGCATAGACAACTGCATACACAACGACATAAAAATAAAATAACCATGAAATTCCAAGAACTCTTACAAAATATCACACTGACACACACAGAACTGCAAGCAAAAGCCGTTCAGAGTGTCAATCAATTTCTGACCATTCGCAACTGGTGCATGGGGGCGTACATTGTAGAATATGAACAAAAAGGCAATGACCGCGCAAAGTACGGTGAAAAACTCTTTGCGCTATCAAGGGTTTGAGAAGTGCTACGGATTTGAAAAGGTGTAGAACTTTCTACCAAACGTATCCTAATTTTGGTCAGGCATTTACACAACAAGCGCAGATGTTACTGCCTGCCTCAATTCGACCAGCAGTGCTGGTCGAATTGCAAAATACTGAAAATCAAGAAGTTGATTACGCAAGACTATTGCTGCAACGAGTTTCATTTACGCATTTTTCCGTTTTGATGACCATAGAAAATCCTCAAAAACGCCGTTATTATGAAATGCTGACCCTCAAAACTACGCCTTCGGTGCGTGAGTTGGAAAGACAAATTAATACGCTTTCTTATGAACGTTTGGGATTATCTATTGACAAAGACCTTAGTTTTCAGAAAATAAAAGATACAATAGCAGTACAAAAACCACAAGATGCCATCAAAGATGTGTATATTTTTGAGTTTTTAGGTTTAAATCCGCAGCAAAGTTTTGATGAAACCGATTTGGAAAACGCCTTGATTGCGCATCTACAAGATTTTATTTTGGAATTGGGCAATGGTTTTTGTTTTGAGGCAAGGCAGAAGCGTATTTTGATAGGTGAGGAATATTTTTTTATTGATTTAGTTTTTTATCATCGTTTGCTCAAATGCCATATCTTGATAGAACTCAAAGTAGATAAAATGCAGGCAGGACATATTGCCCAACTGCAAACTTATCTGAACTATTACCAAGCCGAAATAAAAGAAGAAAGCGACAATCCGCCTATCGGTATTTTGTTGGTAACGGACAAAAACGAGGCTCTTGTGCGTTATGCCCTGCCCACACAAAGCAAGGAGTTGTTTATATCGAAGTACAGAATCCAACTACCAACAGAAGAAGAACTACAAAATTTCATTTTAAACGAACTTAGAAAGCGATAAAACTATGAAATTATCCCAAATACTTGCTCTCAAAATCATTTTTTTCTTAACTTGCAAACCACAAACATAAACCCTAAAATATGGCAGCCACACCCAAAGAGCGCAAATATGTAACCCAACTGATAGAGGAAAACCTCCGCAGGCAAGGACCTTATTTGGATTTAGGGCGTTGCGGACTTGATGGCACAGAAGAAGAACTACGACTTTTGGAAGAATGTACGCATTTGGAAACGCTGGTTTTTTCGAATATGTGGGAGGAGTATGAAAAACAAAAGCAAGTAGGAAAAACAAGTCAAAACGAAGGCTTCCAAAATATGTTCATACAAGTTCCGACTCACCTCCCTCAAAACCTAAGAAAGTTGGTTTTAGCGGTACATTGGTATGATGATTGGAAAATTTCGGATTTTTCCTTTTTGAAAGGTTTGACACAATTGCAGGAGCTTAATTTANNNNNNNNNNNNNNNNNNNNNNNNNNNNNNNNNNNNNNNNNNNNNNNNNNNNNNNNNNNNNNNNNNNNNNNNNNNNNNNNNNNNNNNNNNNNNNNNNNNNNNNNNNNNNNNNNNNNNNNNNNNNNNNNNNNNNNNNNNNNNNNNNNNNNNNNNNNNNNNNNNNNNNNNNNNNNNNNNNNNNNNNNNNNNNNNNNNNNNNNNNNNNNNNNNNNNNNNNNNNNNNNNNNNNNNNNNNNNNNNNNNNNNNNNNNNNNNNNNNNNNNNNNNNNNNNNNNNNNNNNNNNNNNNNNNNNNNNNNNNNNNNNNNNNNNNNNNNNNNNNNNNNNNNNNNNNNNNNNNNNNNNNNNNNNNNNNNNNNNNNNNNNNNNNNNNNNNNNNNNNNNNNNNNNNNNNNNNNNNNNNNATTTATCTAATAATCAAATTTCAGATATTTATTTTTTAAAAGATTTAGCACAATTAGAAACTCTTGATTTATCCTACAACGAAATTTCAGATGTTTCTTTTTTAAAAGGTTTGACGCAATTAGAAGCTCTTAGTTTGTCCTACAACGAAATTTCAGATGTTTCTTTTTTAAAAGGTTTGACGCAATTAGAAGCTCTTAGTTTGTCCTACAATGAAATTTCAGACATTTCTTTTTTACAAAGCTTACTGCAATTACAGACGCTTTATTTAAGCAGGAATCGAATTTCCGATATTTCATCTTTGCAAGATTTACCACAATTACAGACACTTGACTTAGCAGATAATCAAATTTCGGATATTGCGCAGGTAAAAGAAATTTTGGAACTTCCTGCCTTAGAATTTTTGAATTTGCATAACAATCCCCTGCCTTACTTACCTAAAGAAGTGTTAGAGGAAGGTGAGTACGAAGGCTGCCTCTTTATTCTACGAGATTATTTTTCGCATCAGGAGTTTGTGCCGAATAAGCGCGTGAAGTTGTTGCTTTTGGGCAATGGTATGGTGGGCAAAACTACTTTTTTGAAGCGTTTGCTCAATCCCGAAGGCGACTGGGAAACGGAAATTTATGTACGCCCCCAAGACCGCACCATAGGCATAGATGTACAGCGTGAGCAGTATGCCCTTAGCGAGGACATTTTGCTTTATATTTGGGATTTTGGTGGGCAGGAAATTTACCATGGCACGCACCGCCTATTTATGTCGCAAGATGCTTTGTATCTTATCTTTTGGGCTTTTGATACCGAAGAAAAAGCCGAAGAAAGGCGGCATGAATTGGTCTATTGGTTAGATTATTTGCAAAATCGTAGCCTCCGCAGTCCTGTTTTGCTGGTACATACGCAAATAGACAAGCCCGAAGAACAAGACCGTTCACAACAACACGAATATTTGCGTGCTGCTTATGCGCACCCCTATAGCCGCTATATCAGCCATTTTGATATGCGCATTTCTGCCAAAACTTCTGAAGGCTTCGAAGAACTAAAACAAGCCTTGCAAAACGCCATTCGGCAAAAATTAGCTACTTTGCTTCAGGCTGAAATTCCACTCACTTGGGCAAAAGTGCGAGAGGAATTAGAGGCAAAACAGCAGGCAGGCATCAAAACGCTTTCCCTTTCCGACTACAAAGTTCTTTGTGAAAAAGAAGAATACGCCCTTAAAGGCACACAGCCCGACACCTTGCTTTTGTTTTTGCACCGTACAGGCTTTTTGTATTATGATATAAAACTTTCTAAGGATATTATTCTGAATCAATTATGGGCTTTGGAGGGTATCTATAAGGTATTAGCCCCTCATTCTGCGGTGGAATTGGCAAAAGGTAATATCTCAAAAGAGGCATTGGCAGAGGCTTTTTTGAAAGAAAAATACAGCAGCAGCGAAATCGAAACCTTTTTGGATTATATCCTAAGTGCCGAAATTGCTTTTTGTTTGGAAGGAAGTGAATATAAAAAATTTAAAAACCCTACTTTTATTTTTCCGCAATTTTTGCCTTTTAGTCATGAGGTAGTAGATGATTGGGAAGGTGAAGGTTGTTTGCATTTTGCTTATGCGCCGCCTTTTGTGCATAGCGATTTAGTAAATCGTTTTTTGGTGCGTTTAGGTCGCCTAAGCGAAAAAACAGCAATATGGTGCAGAGGGATTCGCATTTTTTACCCTGATGAACCCAAAACGAAAGCCCTTATCACTTTCGAACCCACAGAAAAAAGGGTATATATCCAAACTAAGGGCAGTGCAAAGGACGTATTTTTGCAAAAAATCATTCAAGAACTTGATGCCATTATAGATGACAACAACGAAACGAAGCCCTCGAAAAAGATGCGATACTTTCTTTCTATTGATGGCAAGCAATTTGTTGAGATATTATCTTTTGTAGAGGCAGTAGAAAATGAGGCAAAATATGTGCGCGATATAGACAATAAAAAAGTATTGCTTAGTGAGCTAATACAGATTTGGGGCAGCACCCGAAAGGTTAGTCAGGAACATTCGGAAAAAGAGAAAGAAGAGCCAACACTTTCTCAACAAGCCGCAAAAATTGTTTTGCCTGAAGAGGAAGTGGATAAAAATATTTCCTCACAAGTTCAAACCAAAAGTTCTTTGAAAACTGTTAGCTCTGAAAAAAATTACGAAAACTCACATTCAAACCCTAAACAAAACACAAGCATGGCACAAATTCCTGATTTTTTTATTGCCGATTTGGAAAAACAAGTCAAAGAGCAATACAAAAAAATTATTCGTAATCGTGATTTACGAAATGACGAAATAGACGAAGAATTGCGCGAAAAATATGCAAAAGAAATTGCTTTACGCCAAAAAAATATAAAAGAGATTCAAACTGAATTTCTGAACCAAGTAAAAATAGAAAACCCGAATATTACCGAAGCAGAAGCTACAAAAATCTCGAATGCGGTTGTCGAGGCAGTACGTAAAGAACTTGAAACTTTTAGGTTGGATTTGCAGACTTTCGTTAAAAGTGA
This genomic stretch from Hugenholtzia roseola DSM 9546 harbors:
- a CDS encoding ISAs1 family transposase, encoding NEKESVSHKFFISSLKEVSAEQMYKYTRQHWSIENQLHWQLDVTFGEDTAAIKRENAIVNLHIIRKWALFLLKKDPDKMSIKRKRKKAARNLAYLQTILKN
- a CDS encoding PDDEXK nuclease domain-containing protein, with translation MKRCRTFYQTYPNFGQAFTQQAQMLLPASIRPAVLVELQNTENQEVDYARLLLQRVSFTHFSVLMTIENPQKRRYYEMLTLKTTPSVRELERQINTLSYERLGLSIDKDLSFQKIKDTIAVQKPQDAIKDVYIFEFLGLNPQQSFDETDLENALIAHLQDFILELGNGFCFEARQKRILIGEEYFFIDLVFYHRLLKCHILIELKVDKMQAGHIAQLQTYLNYYQAEIKEESDNPPIGILLVTDKNEALVRYALPTQSKELFISKYRIQLPTEEELQNFILNELRKR
- a CDS encoding AraC family transcriptional regulator, whose product is MPNFVPIAQPLTPHRALQTLVEHRSTFQLKHFELNVFETHTISERVSLTFDSLTFTAMLRGKKVMHLEGKQIGKHDFDYLPGESVIVPAYQEMLIDFPEAHQQNPTQCLAIAIDNEKIKEIIDILNQKYPKAEEGELWQIEDAQYHLKNSQALKDAIDRLVYIAKDDNVLKDLLANLTLQELLIRLMQTQARKVIFENFRLLSSRNRFAFVLEYIESNLDKALTVKDLSEKACMSESHFYRSFKQEFGITPLDYILQKRIALAKMLLRRRELSITDICFRLGFNSVNYFSNLFKKYVQMSPSQFRSRFFS
- a CDS encoding COR domain-containing protein codes for the protein LSNNQISDIYFLKDLAQLETLDLSYNEISDVSFLKGLTQLEALSLSYNEISDVSFLKGLTQLEALSLSYNEISDISFLQSLLQLQTLYLSRNRISDISSLQDLPQLQTLDLADNQISDIAQVKEILELPALEFLNLHNNPLPYLPKEVLEEGEYEGCLFILRDYFSHQEFVPNKRVKLLLLGNGMVGKTTFLKRLLNPEGDWETEIYVRPQDRTIGIDVQREQYALSEDILLYIWDFGGQEIYHGTHRLFMSQDALYLIFWAFDTEEKAEERRHELVYWLDYLQNRSLRSPVLLVHTQIDKPEEQDRSQQHEYLRAAYAHPYSRYISHFDMRISAKTSEGFEELKQALQNAIRQKLATLLQAEIPLTWAKVREELEAKQQAGIKTLSLSDYKVLCEKEEYALKGTQPDTLLLFLHRTGFLYYDIKLSKDIILNQLWALEGIYKVLAPHSAVELAKGNISKEALAEAFLKEKYSSSEIETFLDYILSAEIAFCLEGSEYKKFKNPTFIFPQFLPFSHEVVDDWEGEGCLHFAYAPPFVHSDLVNRFLVRLGRLSEKTAIWCRGIRIFYPDEPKTKALITFEPTEKRVYIQTKGSAKDVFLQKIIQELDAIIDDNNETKPSKKMRYFLSIDGKQFVEILSFVEAVENEAKYVRDIDNKKVLLSELIQIWGSTRKVSQEHSEKEKEEPTLSQQAAKIVLPEEEVDKNISSQVQTKSSLKTVSSEKNYENSHSNPKQNTSMAQIPDFFIADLEKQVKEQYKKIIRNRDLRNDEIDEELREKYAKEIALRQKNIKEIQTEFLNQVKIENPNITEAEATKISNAVVEAVRKELETFRLDLQTFVKSDLQTALSQLNFNFPSETLKNLEAEIKFLQEENKDGVLALADLILDLADNQENTDKEIAKILPLIKEIKNSDILDAKIKLAVPLFEYLGVAKIEAEVELKPIPLWEKFKNRFSTKKQ